The genomic region gccaccagggaaggccagttatgcatatatatacatatatgtacatttacttatctttcagttcagttcagttcagttcagtcgctcagccggtaggactctttgcgaccccctgaatctatatataaaacattatttatattttggctgtgctgggcctttgttgctgtgcacaggctttctgtaaTTACAGCGAGTGGGGCTACtcgagttgtggcacatgggtttctcattgtggtggcttctcttgttgcagaacacgggctctagACACGTTCAGCATGTGGGCTGTTGTGGCActcaggtttagttgccctgaggcatgtggaatcttcttggaccagggtcaaacccttgtcccttgcattagtaggtggattctaaccactgaaccaccagtgaagtcctgtattctttttcattataggtttttacaagatactgaatatagttccctgtgctattatggatctttgtcggttatctattttatatatataatagtgtgtatttcggagaaggcaatggcaacccactccagtactcttgcctggaaaatcccatggacggaggagcctggtgggctgccatccatggggtcgcaaagagtccaacgcgacttcactttcacttttcactttcatgcattggagaaggaaatggcaactcactccagtgttcttgcctggaggatcccagggacagaggagtctggtgggctgccgtctatggggttgcacagagttggacatgactgaagggacttagcagcagtagcagcagcagcagtgtgtatttGCTTATCCtaaactcccaatttattccttccCCTGATCTTTCTCCATTGGTAATCATAAGATTACTTTCTGTGTCtgggtctgttttgtaaataagttgatttgtatctttgttttttttgggaTTCCACATGTaattaatatcatatgatatttgtctttgtctgacttacttcacttaggatgataatatctaggtccatccgtatttctgcaaatggcattatttcattctttttttgtgactgagtaatattccattatatataatgCAATATCTATATtggaagtcatatatatatataattatatatataatggaagccatatatataatattattattatatataatggaaGCCATATATATCATCCCTGGCTCAGTCTATAAAGAGTCTGCcgacaatgtgagagacccaggttcgatccctgggttgggaagatcccctggagaaggaaatggcaacccactccagtattcttgcctggaaaattccatggacggaggagtctggcaggccacagtccatggggtcacaaagaatttgacacaactgagcgactaacacacagagacatacacatatatatataccacatcttctttatccattcatctgtcaatggacacttaggttgctcacGTCTTGGggattgtaaatagtgctatgaacattggggtgtgtgtatcttttctaattagagctttcctcttttctggatatatgcccaggagtgggatcatACGGCaactctttttttagttttttttttttaaagaaactccatactgttctccatagtggctgtgctaacTTACATTCCCAACAATGTAGGGGTGGAGggggatttccttttctccacactctctccagcatttatttgtatatttttttaatgtgagggaATAATGATTTATTGAAGGCCTACTATGAACCAAGTGACTTATttttagacattttgatgatggctgttctgatCAGTATGAGGTGATCTCTCATCGTACTTTtgattgcatttctctagtaattagtggctcagtgctaaagaatccacctgctgatgtaggagacttgggtttgatccctgggtcgggaagatcccctggagaaggaaatggcaaccctctctccagtattcttgcctgggaaattccatggccagaggagactggtgggctacacttaatgggatcacaaagaatcagacattactTAGCGACAGAGCACGCACACACCAGTTATTCATCCATAGCTTTCAGTTCCACAGGAGGCTGGAGGCCTGCACGTATTTCCCAGCTTTCCTTGACAGCTGGCTTCCATTATGACAATAACATGGGAGTCACCGACAAGATCTGTTTCTAAGGACAGAGGAAGGGCAGATGCACATTTCTCCTCAGCTTCGGGCACTTCTGGCAGCTGCAGGAGCAGCGGAGGCGCTAAGTGCGGCTCCTGCATCCCTTCCTGCAGGCATTGCAGtgctagcagcagcagcacttgtAGGCTCGGCTCTGGCGCTGACGGCAGAGGTGCAGCAGCCAAGGTTGATGTTCACACCTCAGACACAAAGCCCTACTCAGACCATCTTCTCCTCCAGTAgccagaacttaaaaaaaaaaaaaaagagcatgaatATAACATTTCCCTCAGCGAGGGGAAAATGCCCAAGAATGGTGGAAGCTCCCTGAGTATCTAGTGAGGGTGGAGATCACGCAGCTCTGCCCTTCTTCATGTCACTTAGTTGGGCCCTGTGGCAGGATGGGGTTCTTCCTTACAGGTTCTTGATCTCAAGGCCTTGTAAAGTGCACTTTGAATTTATCCAGAGAATGCTGGTTTTTGATATGGATGTTCACATTTATGGCTTATATGCATTTACCTGCGCTGAGGAACAGTCATCAAAGCACCCCTCAAGAGAAATGCCTGCTTGTCTCAAGATTTGGGATTGCAAATATCACTTTTAATTTCCTATTTGGATTTCAGCAATCAGCTAGGCTTGCATCCTAGGTATCCATTTCACTTCAGTATTTGTTGGGGAAATAATCACAGGGTTAAGTTCAGGGGGAAATTTCCCAAGGGTTTCTGGGAATACTGATAGTGGATACACAGAAAATCTTGTGTATTCTGGGAAAATATGGGGGAATGACATTAGGCTTACTCAGGCCTAGGTGGTCTCCTTGATTAGAGCAGTTTAAAGAGGCATCTGGCACCCACTCATGTGGcaagttcattctttttctgtcCACTTGGACTGCTACCAGCAATATAGTAGTAGTATACCACCCTGGCAGCAGCATATcgcctcaaccagggattgaacccaggccacagcaatCAAAGTTCTAACCACTAGACCGTCTGGGAAAAAACTGCTCACTCAGCAAAGCTCTGGGGGTCAGCATACCTCTCCCAAGTCAAACACAGGTTCTACTTGTTCCCTACCCTCTCTACACTGCATTGTAGGCCTCTTCAAATCTTGGTGAAAGCATTTACATTTGGGTATTGTGCTTCAAATGCATTTATTGGGTAGCCCTTGAATCTACTGCTCACAAGTCAGGCCTCAAACAAGAGGTTCTCTACGTGATACAAGCTCCCATTGTCTGCAGCACATACAAACTGAATCTGCAGCTTGAAGTCAAGAATCGGAGGAGTCCGTGGTGTTTCTGAGTAAGACTGCCCATTCGGATACCTATCAGGATTTTCTACTGGAGATTAGGCATTCCTCATGGGACACACGTATCTGCAGTGTGGACTGGGCATGATGTGACAGCTTACTTGTGCACCTAGCAGCACTCTACAATCCATTAGATGCAGGTACAGTTGAGACTGGGCCTGAGTTAACCCTCATGTTACTAAACTGCCTATTTGTACCTAAACCAATGAGATGGCTGtgggtggagaagaaaatgttcaAGGTTGGTTTACAGGTAGCTCTGCATGACATACTGACATCAGCAGTGAATAATAAGGAATTACAGCCCTATGCAGGACACTAGTAAAGGAAAAATGGCCCAAAGTCAGATTCAAGAAGGTATGAGACCCTCCTGTACCTAAAGACAGATGGCTTGTCTGGATCCTGATAGAGGACCAGGGACTTGTCCAAAATGAAACTGAACTTCCCGCAACAGGCTCAGTGTCCCATGTGAAAGTTTACCACAGGTTTTCTCAAAGTTCAAGGCTGTGGGCACAATCTTGGTCCACAATGTGTGCCCATCAGCCCTCACCCTAGAAATCGCACTGAGCACCTGAAATCCAGGGCCCCACCATGCTGTGCCTGGGCTCAGTGCCAGGGAAGAGAAGAGCCATTGATCAGCCTGAGGGAGGCCACTGCCCTCAAGGGTGCAGTGCCCTGATGGGGCTGGGTCCCAGGTCCTCTGCTTATACCTCTGTTAGCCATGTCCCTACCTGAATGTGAGCGATTACCCACATTCCCTCAAAGGTTTTTTTGTATTGTAAGGTTCTCTATTTACAACATTGGAGTTAGGGAAAGattgttttttcccctctggtGATACTTGAATAGTGGCAAAGGGGCAGAAGCTCTGGTTCAGAGAAATATTTCTCTACCTCATCCTGGAAGTCCTTTGAGGGCCTGGATCTGAGTAAGGGCCGTGGACCTATATGCCCACTTTTTCAACCTTGTCAACTCTAATCACAAGTATTATTTTGCTCCAAGTACTTGACAAATGGGGTCTTCTTGTCTTCTGTCTTGGGTACACCACTCCCTGGCCAGCAAAATTCAGTGTCAAGCAGGAGCAGGTCTTTGGTCAGTGGTTGCTTTATGTTTCAGTTACTGGGTGATACCTGACTGGAGCCTGAAAGCCCCCtatcaggggtcagcaaacttctgTAATGTCATATAAGACTTCCCcaggtgtccagtggttaagactccatggttccactgcaggtggcatgggttcaatccctggtagggcaAGTTTgacatacaggaaaaaaaaaatcaattaatgtgggGGAAAGCAGATagattaggagcttgggattaaaacatacacactactatatataaaatagataataagaacccactgtatagtacaagaaactatattcattatgttgtaataacctatgatggaaaggaACCTAAAagatgtatgtataaatatataaaactgcatcatttgctgtacacctgaaacaaataaattaactatatttcaattaaaaaatcgtAACATTTTAGACTTTGCAAGTCATAAGGTCTCTGCTGCATCTATTCATCTCTGCCACTGAAGTATGAAAGCAGTCActgatgggtgtggctgtgttccaatataCTCTCCTCATTACCGCAGGCAGGATCTTTGGTTGTGGAGTGCACGCTCTAGTTGTAGCACGTGAGCTCTAGAGTGCAGGGGCTTAAGTAGTCCCAGCGCGGGGGCTCAGCTGCcctgagcatgtgggatcttagttcctcaaccagggattgaacctgcatcctctgcattggaaggcagattcttaactactggaccaccagggaagtctctgtgttTCAATACATTTTATTCACAAAAACAAGCAATAGGCCAGATTTTGTCCAAGGACTGCAATATGCCAACCACTGATCCCCAGGATACTCAGGAGACAACCTGGTTGTTGAGGGGACTAAGCTTCTCTGTGAGACAGAAACTTCTCAGGTCTGGTGCTTTACTGAGAGTTGCACATGGGTGCAGAATACAGCACTGCATGTGTGGAGTTTCTGACCAAGCGGCAGAGCTGAGGCCCCAAAGTGAAGGCTGCACTGGAATAGGTAGAACCTTTTCCTTTATCAGAAACACCAACTGCTTTATTTCAGATCAGGCCCAACCCCTTTACTTCCATGGTCCCTGGGTGGGTATTGTCCTCAATGGGACCTCAGGAGCCCTTGTGCTGTGGCTTGACCACCAGCCCCTCTCTGGTGATGGCCCAATTGTAGCTCTTGGGGGAATCCAAAGCTTCTTCCACCCGTGCCTCCAGATTCTCTCGGGTGATGAAGTTTTTTGCGTCCTCCTATTggaaaagatgaaagtgaaagaggagagtgaaaaagttggcttaaaactcaacattcagaaaactaagatcatggcatctggtcccatcacttcatgggaaatagatggggaaacagtggttgacttatttttctgggctccaaaatcactgcagatggtgactgcagccatgaaattaaaagacacttactccttggaagaaaagttatgaccaacctaaacagcatattaaaaagcagagacattgctttgccagcaaaggtctgtctagtcaaagctatgatttttccattagtcatgtatggaggtgagatttggactataaagaaagctgagcgccaaagaattgatgtttttgaactgtggtattggagaagactcttgagagtcacttggacagcaaggagatccaaccagtccatcctaaaggaaatcagtcctgaatattcattggaaggagtgatggtgaagctgaaactccaatactttggccacctgatgcaaagaactgactcttatgaaaagaccctgaggctgggaatgaTTGTAGGTgggaggacgacagaggatgagatggttggatggcatcaccaactctacagacatgagtttgagtaagctccaggagttagtgatgggacaggaaagcctggcgtactgcagtccatggggtcgcaaagagttggacacgactgagcgactgaaatgaaatgaactggAAAAGAGAAATTCAGCTGAATGGGAGTCCCCAGAACAAGTCTGCTGGCTTTTAGCCCACTGAAGGAGGGGCTCCAGCTCTGCCGTGGGAAAGATGTCTGGAGCCTAGGTCTTCTCTGAGCGCCCCAATGATCTTCCAGTGGAAGAACATTAGGCAGCTTTGTCACCTTGCTTTAAGACAATCATTCCCTGAACACTTAGGCCAAAACCCAGGCACCCCAGCTGTGACACGTCACTGGGCGGAATCAGTCTCTCAGAGTTGTCGAGGTCTCTCAAACTCTCTCAAATCGTCCTTCTCCCTCTATCAAGCCTCATCCATTCTCTCTGGATTACTGCTAATAGGCCTCGCTGCTTTTAAGTCTCACACCTGCCATCTCACGCCAAAACGTTTAAGCTTTGATGACTTTCTCACCTTCAGGACAAAGTATAAACTCCTAGGGAAACGCGGAGGCCCGTCTCACAGACACCGTCTAGCCACGTGAATACTGCAGTGGCAACTTGACAGACGCTCTCGCTGCACGTCTCCTCTCCCAAACCCTCACCTGCGAACCCCCTCTCAAGACTCAAGGCTAGTCTCTTCTCTCTGCACCTCCCGCCCCGCTCACCGCGTGCTGGTCTAGCAGCCCCACCCTCTGGAGACGCGGCCCACCTGCAGCTGCAGCACTTCCCGCTCCTTGAGCTGGGCCCAGGCCTCCGCCTCTCGGGCTTCCCGGGCCGCCTCCTCCGCTTGCCGCCGCTCCTGCTCCAGTGCCTCCTGCCGCAGCCTGGCCATCCTGGGAGGGGTGAGAGGCCCAGACTGAGCGTGGCTGGGTGTCTCGGGGCCGGTCgggcggccccgccccgcctcctgCCCCACTCACCGCAGCTCATGCAGCCGCTGGTTCTCCGCCTGATTCCAGGCCATCAGCTCGCGGTGCTCAGCGGCATCCTGCAGCGCCTTGCGCTCTGCCAGGACACCGGCCCGGGCCTCGTGAGCTTTCCTGCGTACCTCGGTCACGAACTCCTGCCTGGACAGAAACGAGCCCAGGGTCCGCAGTGTCTTCAACTGCCCGCCCTAAAACACGCCAGAGGGCGccgcctccccatccatcacatACCTGAGGGCGCGCACCGTCTGGCGGTACTGCCGGTAACGCTCCGTCAGCACGAAGAATTCCGCAGGATCCACGGCGGGCGGGGTCGCCACGCGCCCGATCTTGGACTTGGCCGGCGGGTCGTGGCGGGTTTTTCGGCCGCGCGCGAGGAGCAGAAACTGGGTTGGAGGGCGGCCTAAGGGCCGCGCGCCCAGGGTGCTCAGCGCGCGCAGCATGGCGAGACCGCCCCGCCTCCGGCACGCCGCAGGGCATCATGGGGGCCCGGAAGTGGTCGCGGTGCACCACGGGACGTGTAGTCCGCGGGCTCCGCCCCCACCCTGTGGAGCCCGCAGTTTTGCTTCCGTCCCGGGCCCAGAACCTGGCTATTGTCCTCCGCGGAGTCGACTCCCGCCCGTGTGTCCGCCACCCGCATCCCTCCAGCTCCCATTCAGGGAGtaggggtgagagagagaggagacaaaGAGAGATCTGTTAGCAGGagtcagagaggagaaaaaagagaactcGATGCAAGAACTTTAGGGGTCTCACACCTTTGTTGGAGGGCGGCGTGGCGTGGCGATCGGAGTCCAGTCTGGAGAAGAAGCGGGCGGTCATTCTAGTGGACGTTCTGGTCACCTGACCGCGGAACTGTGGCTTTACCCGCCCCCTCTTCCCCGCCCCTTCTGTTcctattctctctttctctctcgcgTCCCGGCTTGGCTTCTCTGCGCAGGATCGGCAGCCGGTAGTTTTGCGACTCCCATGTCCTGTCGTTGCCCTTTGCCTCTTAGAGGATTCAGCGTGCGGGTTTTCTAGTTCATTGGGCgtacggattctttaccagctgagctatcagggaagcccaacagcagGGACACAGGGGGCATCTCATCATAAATTGTCATAAACTGTCGCTGTCATATCATCGTAAAttgttgtgaaagtgaaaagtcgctcagtcgtgtcccgactctttgcgaccccatggactgtagcccaccaggctcctccatccatggaattttctaggcaagagtaccggagtgggttgccatttccttcaggggatcttcccgacccggggatcgaacccgggtctcccgcattgtaggcaagaCGCTTTACCGTTGTCGAGAATTCTGGAGTATCAGATAACGGCACCCACTGCTAGCTGTACCAGGAGGCATCTCAGTGATGTATTATCCCCCGACCCCCTCAGTTCTTAGCTGGCCCTGTATTGGCCAAGGGTGGGGGCCTTCCAACTTTACTTACCAGCAGTGTCTGCACCAGGTGCTGCTTCCTATGTAGGAGCCACCGGGTCATGGTCCTTTTCTTCCAGGGCACACTGTCCTCAGGCAAAGCCAGAGCATCACTTGGGAGGGTACGGGCAATTTGGCCTGGGCTTTGAGCTGCAGTTCCCAGAACCTTTTCTTAGAAGGGAACTGAGGCTGTAGcctgccttccccacccccacccaaagcTTGAGGTAGGTGAAAGAACCCCAACCAGCACCTTCTTCTTTCCACTTAGGCTGGGGAGATTCTTCACCTACCTGGGGGCCTAGGAGGATGCTGAGGGTCCCGGGGTGAGCTGGAGGCTCATTTCCCTCCAGGGTACCAGCCGTGGGACCAGTGCTGAGCCTTTGAGGGTCCAGGGTGGGtggtcagcagcagcagcagcagcagcaggaggcctAGCCCAAAGCTGGCCATCGCAGGGCTGCTCCCATAGACAGTGGACAGCACTTGAGTCTGACACTCCCAGAAaatccccttcctcttcctccagtTGTCCCCTTGGACAACTGGCACTTCTAGGGCAGATTCAGTGTCTCCTAATGTTCTTCTCTCATCCTGCTATTGCTTCTTATCCCAGGACTATAGGGGTCTGGACTCGGAGGGCTCTTGGCAATGAGCCGCCTCCCAGAGCCCCTGGGGCACAGAGGCTCTCAACTTTGCCAGATGAGGGCCCTCCCCAGTACGGCAGGCCTACCCTTTCTTTCCTCAGGGATCCTAGAAGTGAAGTTAGGGGAGATGTCCAAGAGACAGGCAGCAGTGTGGAGGCACTtgggccccctgcccccaccccgcaccccccATGCTGGGAAACTCTTTTCCTTGTGAGTtgctctctcttccttccatGGCAATTGGGGATGTGAAATGGGTGTGTGGATACAGGGCCAAGCAAGGGCTTCTACCCTTTGTCCCTGCCACGCCAGGTGCAGTGGGCACAGGCATAGTGTTGCTGGCAAGAGATGAAGGAAAGGGGGCTTTTCAGGGTATGGGCCGGGGTAGAGGGGCttgggagggggaagaggagcAGCATGCCATGCCCCTATAAGAGAGCTGCATCTGGACAAGCCCCAACCTGGGGGAGGGTGGCTCTTCACTCACCAGGGGAGGGCTGTGGGCCAAGTGGCTCCTTGCAGGTGGCTCTTCCAGGCAGCAATGGAACCCAGCCAGGCAGCCCCGAGATTTATTGAGCAGGTGATTCCAGCCCCTGCTCTGGGCCCACAGGCTCCAATGACCTCTTGGTGGGGGACAGCTTGCCACCAATCCTCTTCCCTTG from Muntiacus reevesi chromosome 2, mMunRee1.1, whole genome shotgun sequence harbors:
- the LOC136157152 gene encoding LOW QUALITY PROTEIN: progonadoliberin-2 (The sequence of the model RefSeq protein was modified relative to this genomic sequence to represent the inferred CDS: substituted 1 base at 1 genomic stop codon); translated protein: MASFGLGLLLLLLLLLTTHPGPSKAQHWSHGWYPGGKXASSSPRDPQHPPRPPAQSPGQIARTLPSDALALPEDSVPWKKRTMTRWLLHRKQHLVQTLLV
- the MRPS26 gene encoding small ribosomal subunit protein mS26, whose protein sequence is MLRALSTLGARPLGRPPTQFLLLARGRKTRHDPPAKSKIGRVATPPAVDPAEFFVLTERYRQYRQTVRALRQEFVTEVRRKAHEARAGVLAERKALQDAAEHRELMAWNQAENQRLHELRMARLRQEALEQERRQAEEAAREAREAEAWAQLKEREVLQLQEDAKNFITRENLEARVEEALDSPKSYNWAITREGLVVKPQHKGS